A window of the Dehalococcoidia bacterium genome harbors these coding sequences:
- a CDS encoding flippase-like domain-containing protein: MTAVVGMMRGWLRSGRLWLGLAGTALFLGLFFARTDLEGLWDSLREADYRWAVPAVALWFVSAWFRSLRWSLLLRHLARLGTGALYPVLVIGYMANNLLPARLGEVVRAYVMGQRYGLSKMSVLGSIASERLMDALVLLVLMTSAAAFVGLEGHLRALSLGAVVVVAGGFAALYWAASRRPTVERTLAVLLRPLPPTLASRLRSAVDAFLEGTAALRSPLLLVAVALCGGIAWLLEAGMYYLVGRAFDLREGFAVYLVLAGAANLAITVPSTSGGIGPFEWASREVLVAVGVASGTASAYALALHGLLLVPVIVVGLLFLWAVQLSPTAALAPAEEATAEVRD; the protein is encoded by the coding sequence GTGACGGCCGTGGTCGGGATGATGCGGGGCTGGCTGCGCAGCGGACGCCTCTGGCTGGGGCTGGCCGGCACTGCCCTCTTCCTGGGCCTCTTCTTCGCTCGTACCGACCTGGAGGGTCTGTGGGACTCCCTGCGCGAGGCCGATTACCGCTGGGCCGTCCCCGCCGTGGCCCTGTGGTTCGTATCGGCCTGGTTCCGGAGCCTGCGCTGGAGCCTGCTGCTGCGTCACCTGGCCCGCCTCGGGACAGGCGCCCTCTATCCGGTGCTGGTCATCGGCTACATGGCCAACAACCTGTTGCCCGCCCGCCTGGGGGAAGTGGTGAGGGCCTACGTCATGGGCCAGCGCTATGGCCTGAGCAAGATGTCCGTGCTCGGCTCCATCGCCAGCGAGCGGCTGATGGACGCGCTGGTGCTGCTGGTGCTGATGACCTCGGCTGCCGCCTTCGTGGGCCTGGAGGGGCATTTGCGGGCCCTCTCCCTAGGAGCCGTGGTCGTGGTGGCGGGCGGCTTTGCCGCGCTGTACTGGGCTGCCTCCCGCCGGCCGACGGTGGAGCGGACGCTGGCCGTGCTCCTGCGGCCCCTGCCTCCGACGCTGGCTTCCCGCTTGCGGAGTGCCGTGGACGCCTTTCTGGAGGGAACGGCAGCCCTGCGCTCGCCCCTGCTGCTGGTGGCGGTGGCCCTGTGCGGAGGAATAGCCTGGTTGCTGGAGGCTGGCATGTATTACCTGGTGGGCCGGGCCTTCGACCTGCGGGAGGGGTTCGCCGTCTACCTGGTGCTGGCCGGGGCAGCTAACTTGGCCATCACCGTCCCTTCCACCTCGGGCGGCATCGGCCCCTTCGAGTGGGCGTCGCGAGAGGTCCTGGTGGCCGTGGGGGTGGCCAGCGGCACAGCCTCGGCTTACGCCCTGGCCCTCCATGGGCTGCTGCTGGTGCCCGTCATCGTGGTCGGCCTCCTCTTCCTGTGGGCAGTGCAGCTCTCGCCCACGGCAGCGCTGGCGCCGGCCGAAGAGGCGACTGCGGAGGTGAGGGATTGA
- a CDS encoding NAD(P)H-dependent oxidoreductase subunit E has product MGLTSRHSSRFTPIDFIEDDTGVAARVQALIADLEPDRAQMLEALHRIQHELGYVPREAVPFLAAKFKTTPALVWGTITFYSEIRTEPPPRVEVQWCSGPACLLKGSRNIRLALEAELGCRMNESTPDGALGLRLVQCDGTCHLAPLVRVGGRYIGPLTVASAIELARRLKREARGG; this is encoded by the coding sequence ATGGGACTCACTTCGCGTCACTCCTCTCGTTTCACTCCCATCGACTTCATCGAGGACGACACCGGCGTCGCGGCGCGCGTCCAGGCCCTCATCGCCGACCTGGAGCCCGACCGCGCCCAGATGCTGGAGGCCCTGCACCGCATCCAGCACGAGCTGGGCTACGTGCCCAGGGAGGCTGTCCCCTTCCTCGCTGCCAAGTTCAAGACCACCCCCGCCCTGGTATGGGGAACCATCACCTTCTACTCGGAGATACGGACCGAGCCGCCCCCCAGGGTGGAGGTCCAGTGGTGCAGCGGCCCCGCCTGCCTCCTCAAAGGCTCCCGCAACATCCGCCTTGCCCTCGAGGCGGAGCTGGGCTGCCGCATGAACGAGAGCACTCCCGACGGCGCCCTCGGCCTGCGTCTTGTCCAGTGCGATGGCACCTGTCACCTGGCACCCCTGGTGCGGGTGGGAGGACGCTACATCGGCCCCCTGACAGTAGCCTCGGCCATCGAGCTGGCCCGACGGCTGAAGCGGGAGGCACGGGGAGGATAG
- the mutL gene encoding DNA mismatch repair endonuclease MutL, which produces MPIRELPREVVERIAAGEVVERPASVVKELVENSLDAGARRIAVEVRGGGLELVRVSDDGCGVPAEELELAFARHATSKVSSSEDLQRIVTLGFRGEALPSIAAVADVEMASRPRGAEAGSWLRLEEGRPVARGQRGMAPGTVVSVWRLFARHPARRKFLRSPASEASLIAQVVSHYALAYPEVRFQLVVDGRKALSTPGSGSLRDAVAAVYGHQVASALLAVDWEREGVGVEGLVSPPQLARASRTYQSFFVNRRWVQNRRLSFALEEAYQGLLPAGRHPIAVLGIRLPPEAVDVNVHPAKAEVRFQDEHAVLSAVARAGREALLAKAPVPRAPAVSPPPSLSPSDGVSPAPALWAAEASPRPEDGHTPRRALPLLRVVGQIANLYIVAEGPEGMYLIDQHAAHERVLYEEVLARRQGCGPISQGLLTPVAVELSPAQEALLQECRDALTANGFLLEQFGERGYLLRAVPALLGDKEPAAALLAVLDRMAQDRPPEGIDRVAAAVACHAAVRAGKTLSQEEMQELVRRLEEAEVPHTCPHGRPTMLQIRADELAKGFGRR; this is translated from the coding sequence ATGCCCATTCGCGAGCTCCCGAGAGAGGTGGTAGAGCGCATCGCCGCCGGCGAAGTGGTGGAGCGGCCCGCCTCGGTGGTCAAGGAACTGGTAGAGAACTCGCTGGACGCCGGCGCGCGACGCATCGCCGTGGAGGTGCGGGGCGGGGGCCTGGAGCTGGTGCGAGTGAGCGACGACGGCTGCGGGGTCCCCGCAGAGGAGCTGGAGCTGGCCTTCGCCCGCCACGCCACCAGCAAAGTCTCCAGCAGCGAGGACCTGCAACGCATCGTCACTCTGGGCTTTCGAGGGGAGGCGCTGCCTTCCATCGCCGCCGTGGCCGATGTGGAGATGGCCTCCCGCCCCCGGGGGGCCGAGGCAGGCTCCTGGCTGCGGCTCGAGGAGGGGCGGCCGGTGGCCCGAGGCCAGAGGGGAATGGCCCCTGGCACAGTGGTCAGCGTGTGGAGGCTCTTCGCCCGCCATCCGGCGCGTCGCAAGTTCCTGCGCTCGCCCGCCAGCGAGGCCTCTCTCATCGCCCAGGTGGTCTCCCACTATGCCCTGGCCTACCCCGAGGTGCGCTTCCAGTTGGTGGTGGACGGGCGGAAGGCCCTCTCCACCCCTGGCTCGGGCAGCCTGCGGGATGCCGTGGCCGCGGTCTATGGCCATCAGGTGGCCTCGGCCCTCCTGGCGGTGGACTGGGAGCGCGAGGGGGTGGGGGTGGAGGGCCTGGTCTCGCCGCCGCAGTTGGCGCGGGCCAGCCGCACCTACCAGAGCTTCTTCGTCAACCGACGCTGGGTCCAGAACCGGCGCCTCTCCTTCGCCCTGGAGGAGGCCTATCAGGGGCTTTTGCCTGCCGGCCGGCACCCCATCGCCGTCCTGGGCATACGCCTGCCGCCCGAGGCGGTGGACGTCAACGTGCACCCAGCAAAGGCAGAGGTGCGCTTCCAGGACGAGCATGCCGTCCTCTCGGCCGTAGCCAGGGCGGGGCGGGAGGCGCTATTGGCGAAAGCTCCCGTGCCCAGGGCCCCCGCAGTCTCGCCGCCTCCGTCGCTCTCTCCGTCGGACGGGGTGTCGCCGGCGCCCGCTCTCTGGGCGGCCGAGGCGTCCCCTCGCCCGGAGGACGGGCACACTCCGCGTCGTGCCCTGCCCTTGCTGAGGGTGGTGGGCCAGATAGCCAACCTTTACATAGTGGCCGAAGGACCCGAGGGGATGTATCTCATCGATCAGCATGCCGCCCACGAGCGCGTCCTTTACGAGGAGGTGCTGGCGCGGCGGCAGGGGTGCGGCCCTATATCTCAGGGGTTGCTGACGCCCGTGGCGGTGGAGCTGTCGCCTGCCCAGGAGGCGCTGCTGCAGGAATGCCGGGATGCCCTGACGGCCAACGGCTTCCTGTTGGAACAGTTCGGCGAACGGGGCTACCTGTTGCGGGCGGTGCCCGCTCTGCTGGGGGACAAGGAGCCGGCAGCGGCCTTGCTGGCCGTGCTGGACCGCATGGCCCAGGACCGGCCCCCCGAGGGCATCGACCGGGTGGCGGCGGCCGTAGCCTGCCATGCGGCCGTGCGCGCCGGCAAGACCCTCTCGCAGGAAGAAATGCAGGAGCTGGTGCGACGTCTGGAGGAGGCAGAGGTGCCCCACACCTGTCCCCACGGCCGACCCACCATGCTCCAGATCAGGGCCGACGAGCTGGCGAAGGGGTTCGGGCGTCGTTAG
- the mutS gene encoding DNA mismatch repair protein MutS, translating into MAEAPMRRQYLEIKRRYPDAIVLFRLGDFYETFDDDAQVVARELGIALTSRPVGKGKRVPLAGIPHQSLESHLARLIAAGHKVAICEQMEAPGKGKRLLPREVVRVVTPGTVVEEALLPQRDSNYLAALVMEGEEAGIAYADVSTGEFACCQLPSQEAMTELERIRPAELLCGDAAAPEGVRVSPLPADAHDLEAARERLLGHFGAPGLDALGLDGEPLAVRAAAAILAYLEENQRPALSGLVRLQVYSPGAYMLLDAAARRNLEIFRPLRGDDGASLLSVLDLTRTSMGSRLLRRWLGQPLLDVEAIRRRQDCVQVFFDSALRRERVAQVLARMPDLERLMTRTTAGVATPRDLAALGRGLALVSSLREALDCDLERVPRGSRVLLEDMLARLSPLQEVADLIARAVADDPGSFEEGGVIRPGFSKELDELRELQRDARQLLAQLEARERERTGIRSLKVGYNKVFGYYIEVTRANLHLVPSDYERRQTLTEAERFVTPELKDLEYRILHARERQEALERELFRQVCAQVSAWTGRVLSLAQAVAEVDVYCALAGAAVRYGYVRPEVDDGDEIRIVDGRHPVVERTLPEGAFVPNDTHLSRDGCRIMLLTGPNMAGKSTYLRQVALIVIMAQVGSFVPAREARIGVVDRIFTRIGASDDIAGGRSTFMVEMVETAAMLHGATPRSLLLFDEIGRGTSTYDGMAIARAVVEFLHNRPEVAARTLFATHYHELVDLAAFLPRVRNYHVAVAEEGGRIVFLHRVLPGGADRSYGVQVAELAGLPRPVVARAQELLQEMESASRQRFQRRRGRGEPAVQLPLAVDGLGLLEELASLDVDSLTPLEAITRLYELRERARRGLGRGDAVPSRRGV; encoded by the coding sequence ATGGCCGAGGCGCCCATGCGGCGCCAGTACCTGGAGATAAAGCGCCGCTACCCCGACGCCATCGTCCTCTTTCGTCTCGGCGACTTCTACGAGACCTTCGACGACGATGCCCAGGTGGTGGCCCGGGAGCTGGGCATAGCCCTCACCTCGCGGCCAGTAGGGAAGGGCAAGCGGGTGCCCCTGGCCGGCATCCCTCATCAGTCGCTCGAGTCCCACCTAGCCCGCCTCATCGCCGCCGGCCACAAGGTGGCCATCTGCGAGCAGATGGAGGCCCCCGGGAAGGGGAAGCGACTGCTGCCGCGGGAGGTGGTTCGCGTCGTCACCCCCGGGACCGTGGTGGAGGAGGCCCTCCTGCCCCAGCGGGACAGCAACTATCTGGCTGCCCTGGTTATGGAGGGCGAGGAGGCCGGCATCGCCTACGCCGACGTCTCCACCGGCGAGTTCGCCTGCTGCCAGCTTCCCTCCCAGGAGGCGATGACCGAGCTGGAGCGGATACGGCCAGCCGAGCTGCTCTGCGGCGACGCCGCAGCACCCGAGGGCGTCCGCGTTTCGCCTCTGCCCGCCGACGCTCATGACCTGGAGGCGGCACGCGAGCGGCTCCTCGGCCACTTCGGGGCGCCGGGCCTCGATGCCCTGGGGCTGGACGGGGAACCGCTGGCCGTGCGCGCGGCCGCGGCCATCCTGGCCTATCTGGAGGAGAATCAACGCCCTGCCCTGTCGGGGCTGGTGCGCCTGCAGGTCTACAGCCCCGGCGCCTACATGCTGCTGGACGCTGCCGCTCGCCGCAACCTGGAGATCTTTCGTCCCCTGCGGGGCGACGACGGCGCCTCCCTGCTGTCGGTGCTGGACCTGACGCGCACCAGCATGGGCTCCCGGCTGTTGCGTCGCTGGCTGGGGCAGCCGCTGCTGGACGTGGAGGCGATACGACGTCGCCAGGACTGCGTGCAGGTGTTCTTCGACTCGGCGCTGCGCCGGGAGCGGGTGGCCCAGGTGCTGGCGCGCATGCCGGACCTGGAGCGTCTCATGACCCGCACCACCGCTGGCGTCGCCACCCCTCGCGACCTGGCTGCCCTGGGCCGGGGCCTCGCCCTGGTGTCCTCCTTGCGGGAGGCCCTGGACTGCGACCTGGAGCGAGTGCCCAGGGGGTCTCGGGTCCTGCTGGAAGACATGCTCGCCCGCCTGTCGCCCCTACAGGAAGTGGCCGACCTCATCGCCCGCGCCGTCGCCGACGACCCCGGCTCCTTCGAGGAGGGTGGGGTCATCCGCCCTGGCTTCTCGAAGGAGCTGGACGAACTGCGGGAGCTGCAGCGGGACGCCAGGCAACTGCTGGCCCAACTGGAGGCGCGAGAGCGGGAACGCACCGGCATCCGTTCCCTGAAGGTCGGCTACAACAAGGTCTTCGGCTACTACATCGAGGTCACCAGGGCCAACCTGCATCTGGTGCCCTCCGACTACGAGCGTCGACAGACCCTCACCGAGGCCGAGCGCTTCGTGACGCCGGAGCTGAAGGACCTGGAATACCGCATCCTGCACGCCCGCGAGCGGCAGGAGGCCCTGGAGAGAGAGCTCTTTCGCCAGGTATGCGCCCAGGTGTCCGCCTGGACGGGCCGTGTCCTCTCTCTGGCCCAGGCCGTGGCCGAGGTGGACGTCTACTGCGCCCTGGCCGGGGCCGCCGTCCGCTACGGCTACGTCCGGCCCGAGGTGGACGACGGCGACGAGATACGCATCGTTGATGGACGCCATCCGGTAGTGGAGCGGACCCTGCCGGAAGGGGCCTTCGTGCCCAACGACACCCATCTGTCGCGGGACGGGTGCCGGATCATGTTGCTCACGGGGCCCAACATGGCCGGCAAGTCCACCTATCTGCGACAGGTGGCCCTCATCGTCATCATGGCCCAGGTGGGCAGCTTCGTCCCCGCCCGTGAGGCGCGCATAGGTGTGGTGGATCGCATCTTCACCCGTATCGGTGCCAGCGACGACATCGCTGGCGGCCGCTCCACCTTCATGGTGGAGATGGTGGAGACGGCAGCCATGCTGCACGGCGCCACCCCACGCTCGCTGCTGCTGTTCGACGAGATAGGCCGCGGCACTTCCACCTACGACGGCATGGCCATCGCCAGGGCGGTGGTCGAGTTCCTGCACAACCGTCCCGAGGTAGCGGCCAGGACCCTTTTTGCCACTCATTACCATGAGCTGGTGGACCTGGCGGCCTTCCTGCCGCGGGTGCGCAACTACCACGTGGCGGTGGCCGAGGAAGGAGGCCGCATCGTCTTCCTGCACCGGGTGCTGCCGGGAGGCGCCGACCGCTCCTACGGGGTGCAGGTGGCGGAGCTGGCTGGCCTGCCGCGGCCGGTAGTGGCCCGCGCCCAGGAGCTATTGCAGGAGATGGAGTCGGCCTCCCGTCAGCGGTTCCAACGCCGTCGGGGCCGGGGCGAGCCGGCGGTGCAGCTGCCGCTGGCCGTGGACGGCCTGGGCCTGCTGGAGGAGCTGGCCTCCCTGGACGTGGACTCTCTCACGCCGCTGGAGGCCATCACCCGACTCTACGAGCTTCGCGAACGGGCACGCCGTGGCCTGGGGCGGGGGGACGCTGTGCCTTCCCGCAGAGGCGTATAA
- a CDS encoding SLBB domain-containing protein, translating to MADPLEAYRQLQEAARPAWEAVVRPARPLFRVAISTCTRAAGADETLRALREELSRRGAQADVLVVGCPGLCFADPVVDVHLPGLPRVLYGRVTADQVPRLLDAVLGEAKVLPDLALGVVLYEEERLEGYRGTPVEGLPDLAQTDWMRLQVRRLMANVGHIGAEEIDHYIARGGYEGLAKALTMTPEEVIKEVLDSGLWGRGGAAFPTGRKWDFLRQASGSPKYLICNADEGDPGAFVNRSLMEGDPHLIIEGMLIAARATGASYGYIYIRDEYPLPVERMRRAVEQARERGLLGRNILGSDLTCDLEVVRGAGSYVCGEETGLISSLEDVRGMPKIRPPYPAQAGVFAKPTNVNNVESYANVPLILRHGAAWYAAVGSERNKGTKMFSLSGQVRRVGVLEVPLGTPVRDVIMVAAGGPPEGRKLKGVQPGGPLSGVAPASRILAEDGLPLEPEPFREIGMLMGAGGLVVLDDSSCVVDLAVYFEWFAEDESCGRCTTCFAGTRRLQEILRRISQGGGRPEDLELLRLLPNAMRNANCAHGQAAPTIILSLLDLFQDEFQEHLLHRRCPAKACRGLVRYEVVAQDESLAQAADICPTQAIVKDDGSYRIDQGRCIRCNACKEVAPQAIGVLDAYVS from the coding sequence ATGGCCGACCCGCTGGAGGCCTATCGACAGCTTCAGGAGGCGGCACGCCCCGCCTGGGAGGCCGTAGTCCGGCCTGCCCGGCCCCTTTTCCGGGTCGCCATCTCCACCTGCACCCGTGCCGCCGGCGCCGACGAGACCCTGCGGGCCCTCCGCGAGGAGCTGTCGCGCCGGGGCGCCCAGGCCGATGTCCTGGTGGTGGGCTGCCCGGGACTGTGCTTCGCCGACCCCGTGGTGGACGTGCACCTGCCGGGCCTGCCCCGGGTCCTCTACGGACGCGTCACTGCCGACCAGGTGCCGCGCCTGCTGGATGCCGTGCTGGGCGAGGCCAAGGTGCTGCCGGACCTGGCCCTGGGCGTGGTCCTCTATGAGGAGGAGCGTTTGGAGGGCTACCGTGGCACCCCCGTGGAGGGGCTGCCAGACCTGGCCCAGACGGACTGGATGCGCCTCCAGGTGCGGCGACTCATGGCCAACGTGGGGCACATCGGTGCCGAGGAGATAGACCACTACATCGCCCGCGGAGGCTACGAGGGCCTGGCCAAGGCCCTGACCATGACCCCCGAGGAGGTCATCAAGGAGGTCCTGGACTCGGGGCTGTGGGGCAGGGGCGGTGCCGCCTTCCCCACGGGACGCAAGTGGGACTTCCTGCGGCAGGCCAGCGGCTCGCCCAAGTACCTCATCTGCAACGCCGACGAGGGCGACCCGGGTGCCTTCGTAAACCGCAGCCTCATGGAGGGCGATCCCCACCTGATCATCGAGGGCATGCTGATAGCCGCCCGTGCCACCGGCGCCTCCTACGGCTACATCTACATCCGCGACGAGTACCCGTTGCCGGTGGAGCGAATGCGTAGGGCGGTGGAACAGGCGCGGGAGCGGGGCCTCCTGGGCCGGAACATCCTCGGCTCCGACCTCACCTGCGACCTGGAAGTGGTGAGGGGCGCCGGCAGCTACGTCTGCGGCGAGGAGACGGGCCTCATATCCTCTCTGGAGGACGTGCGGGGAATGCCCAAGATCCGTCCGCCCTATCCCGCCCAGGCCGGCGTGTTCGCCAAGCCCACCAACGTCAACAACGTCGAGTCCTATGCCAACGTCCCCCTCATCCTGCGCCATGGTGCCGCCTGGTATGCCGCTGTAGGTAGCGAGCGCAATAAGGGCACCAAGATGTTCAGCCTGTCGGGACAGGTGCGGCGGGTGGGCGTGCTGGAGGTGCCCCTGGGCACGCCGGTGCGGGACGTCATCATGGTGGCTGCGGGAGGCCCGCCCGAAGGACGCAAGCTCAAGGGGGTCCAGCCAGGCGGGCCCCTGTCGGGCGTGGCGCCAGCCTCCCGCATACTGGCCGAGGACGGGCTCCCCCTGGAGCCGGAGCCCTTCCGCGAGATAGGCATGCTGATGGGCGCTGGCGGGCTGGTGGTCCTGGACGACTCCTCCTGCGTGGTCGACCTGGCCGTCTACTTCGAGTGGTTCGCCGAGGACGAGTCCTGCGGCCGCTGCACCACCTGCTTCGCTGGCACCAGGCGGCTGCAGGAGATATTGCGGCGCATCTCCCAGGGCGGCGGCCGTCCCGAGGACCTGGAGCTGCTGAGGCTGCTGCCCAACGCCATGCGCAACGCCAACTGCGCCCACGGACAGGCGGCACCGACCATCATTCTGTCGCTTCTGGACCTGTTCCAGGACGAGTTCCAAGAACACCTGTTGCACCGCCGCTGCCCGGCCAAGGCCTGTCGCGGGCTGGTGCGCTACGAGGTGGTGGCGCAGGACGAGTCGCTGGCGCAGGCCGCCGACATCTGCCCCACCCAGGCCATCGTCAAGGACGACGGCTCCTATCGCATAGACCAGGGGCGTTGCATCCGCTGCAACGCCTGCAAGGAAGTGGCCCCGCAGGCCATCGGCGTGCTGGACGCCTACGTCAGCTAG
- a CDS encoding ecdysteroid 22-kinase family protein gives MTRLRIPAGPEEMTADWLTHALRQGGALREAQVTGFDVEAISEGVGLIGQVLRIRPRYDRREEGAPSSLVAKFPAPVPENREIGRLFRFYEREVRFYQELAGRVGIATPRPYYAAMDLERGDYALLLEDLAPGRRLGDQVASCPLEDAELAVREAARLHATWWQHPRLGELEWMPFVNDPVNKAAQQQFWQSWEPFMQRFADRVPPWLPEAARKLGENIEAILDDFAREPRTILHGDYRLDNMFFGQEGGRPTLAVVDWQITCRGRATFDVAYFTCTSLDVELRRRHGLGLLRLYHRTLMEEGVRDYSFEQCLHEYRVGAFFCLVYAVIAGGSLDWANERGAALATAMVDRTVSAIADLEAMDAV, from the coding sequence ATGACGCGGCTGCGCATTCCGGCCGGCCCGGAGGAGATGACGGCGGACTGGCTCACCCACGCCCTGCGCCAGGGAGGGGCGTTGCGGGAGGCCCAGGTCACGGGCTTTGATGTGGAGGCCATCAGCGAGGGGGTCGGCCTCATCGGCCAGGTGCTGCGCATCCGCCCCCGCTATGACCGCCGTGAGGAAGGAGCCCCTTCGTCTCTGGTGGCCAAATTCCCCGCCCCCGTGCCCGAGAACCGGGAGATAGGGCGGCTGTTCCGATTCTACGAGCGTGAGGTCCGCTTCTATCAGGAGCTGGCAGGCAGGGTAGGCATCGCGACCCCCAGGCCCTACTACGCGGCTATGGACCTGGAGCGGGGCGACTATGCCCTTCTGCTGGAAGACCTGGCGCCAGGACGGCGCCTCGGTGACCAGGTGGCCTCCTGTCCTCTGGAGGACGCCGAGCTGGCCGTCCGCGAGGCGGCGCGCCTCCATGCTACCTGGTGGCAGCATCCCCGCCTGGGCGAGCTGGAATGGATGCCCTTCGTCAACGACCCGGTCAACAAGGCGGCCCAGCAACAGTTCTGGCAGTCGTGGGAGCCCTTCATGCAGCGCTTTGCCGACCGCGTGCCGCCCTGGCTGCCCGAGGCCGCACGCAAGCTGGGCGAAAACATCGAGGCCATCCTGGACGACTTCGCCAGGGAGCCTCGCACCATCCTGCACGGGGACTACCGCCTGGACAATATGTTCTTCGGGCAGGAAGGGGGTCGCCCTACCCTGGCTGTCGTAGACTGGCAGATCACCTGTCGTGGTCGGGCCACCTTCGACGTGGCCTATTTCACCTGTACCAGCCTCGATGTCGAGCTGCGCCGCCGCCACGGCCTGGGTCTGTTGCGCCTCTACCATCGCACTCTCATGGAGGAAGGGGTGCGGGACTACAGCTTCGAGCAGTGCCTGCACGAGTATCGCGTGGGCGCCTTTTTCTGCCTGGTCTACGCCGTCATCGCCGGCGGCTCTCTGGACTGGGCCAACGAGCGGGGCGCTGCCCTGGCCACGGCCATGGTGGACCGCACCGTCTCCGCCATTGCCGACCTGGAGGCGATGGATGCTGTCTGA
- a CDS encoding NAD(P)/FAD-dependent oxidoreductase has product MSGEGKRVAIVGGGVAGLTAAYRLLQRGFQVHVYEAGPEWGGLVRTFEVGGGRIECFYHHIFTTDTTIVALLEELGLSPRLVWRDSKVGIYYQGRLYPFVTPIDLLRFTPVGLLDRLRLGLMGLYLRRQRDGDRFMGITAREWVSRFAGQRNWDVVWGPLFRGKFGDMADQVSMVWLWNKVRLRFSSRRGGPLQKEVLGYLLGSFGLMVDELVARIRALGGHLHAATPVQRVIVEDGRATGVLLADGTPAPADAVVATVANRIFLQLAPQLPQDYVALCRGIPYQDALCMVLALRRPLTRFYWLNINDRGFPFLALVEHTNFIGPENYGGQHVLYISNYLEKGHPYFSMSDEELWAVYRPYLARINPEFDDSWVTGRWVFKGADAQPVFTVENAGRVPPHRTPIAGLYLANMSQIFPEDRGQNYSIRLGEQVAELVARDMARVSSYVI; this is encoded by the coding sequence TTGAGCGGCGAGGGCAAACGGGTGGCCATCGTCGGCGGCGGCGTGGCGGGACTGACGGCCGCTTACCGGCTGTTGCAGCGGGGCTTCCAGGTGCACGTCTACGAGGCAGGCCCCGAGTGGGGCGGGCTGGTGCGGACCTTTGAGGTGGGCGGAGGGCGCATCGAGTGTTTCTATCACCACATTTTCACCACCGACACGACCATCGTCGCCCTGCTGGAGGAGCTGGGGCTGTCGCCCCGGCTGGTATGGCGCGATTCCAAGGTGGGCATCTACTACCAGGGACGCCTCTACCCCTTCGTAACGCCCATCGACCTGCTGCGCTTCACTCCCGTGGGTCTGCTGGACCGCCTTCGCCTGGGCCTCATGGGCCTCTACCTCCGCAGGCAGCGGGACGGCGATCGCTTCATGGGCATCACCGCCCGCGAATGGGTCTCGCGCTTCGCTGGCCAGCGCAACTGGGATGTGGTATGGGGACCCCTCTTCCGTGGCAAGTTCGGAGACATGGCCGACCAGGTGAGCATGGTCTGGCTCTGGAACAAGGTCCGCCTTCGCTTCTCCTCCCGTCGTGGCGGGCCGTTGCAGAAGGAGGTGCTGGGGTACCTGCTGGGGTCCTTCGGCCTGATGGTGGACGAGCTGGTGGCCCGCATCCGTGCCCTGGGCGGACACCTGCACGCCGCGACGCCCGTCCAGAGGGTGATAGTGGAGGACGGACGGGCCACGGGCGTCCTGCTGGCCGACGGCACCCCGGCACCCGCCGATGCCGTCGTGGCGACGGTGGCCAACCGCATCTTCCTGCAGTTGGCCCCGCAGCTCCCCCAGGACTACGTCGCCCTCTGCCGCGGCATACCATACCAGGACGCCCTGTGCATGGTGCTGGCCCTGCGCCGCCCTCTCACACGCTTCTACTGGCTGAACATCAACGACCGCGGTTTCCCCTTCCTGGCCCTGGTGGAGCACACCAACTTCATCGGCCCGGAGAACTACGGCGGCCAGCACGTGCTCTACATCTCCAATTACCTGGAGAAGGGGCATCCCTACTTCAGCATGAGCGACGAGGAGCTGTGGGCCGTTTACCGACCTTACCTGGCCCGCATCAACCCCGAGTTCGACGACTCATGGGTGACGGGGCGCTGGGTCTTCAAAGGTGCCGATGCCCAGCCCGTGTTCACGGTGGAGAACGCCGGACGCGTCCCTCCCCACCGGACGCCCATCGCCGGGCTGTATCTGGCGAACATGTCGCAGATCTTCCCGGAAGACAGGGGCCAGAACTACAGCATCCGCCTGGGTGAGCAGGTGGCAGAGCTGGTGGCTCGGGACATGGCCCGCGTCTCGTCTTATGTCATCTAG